The Plasmodium vivax chromosome 12, whole genome shotgun sequence genomic interval TTTTCAGCCTTTCGCGGGATTGAAAATATGCATTATGTGATAACGTGAGTAGGGGGATGCGCTTTACTTTATGagtgaaaaattttttcgCGGCAAAATTCCGTCTCCGCCATCCCCCGCGATTCGATTCGATTCGATTatctctctctctttctcccccgtttgctcACTCTCCATTTGGGTGCCCTGCCAGTTTGGTGTCCTGCTTTGCGGACTCTTCCCGTGTACAGTTTTGTAGCCACTTAATCTACATTTGTTTGGCGTGACGCTTGGTACGTGGACGACCCGTTTGTCGGTGCCATACGCCAACCCATTTGTCATTCCTCCCCACGCCGCGTGAACTCATAATTCGTGAAAGAGCGCGATGCCCCGTTTTCTCTGACGGTCAGCACGCGAGACGGGGGCGCCGTGGGTTCGCGAGCAGCGCGGAGGCGGTAACGGTGCGGTCAAGCTCTCCGTGTAACCTCTACGTGTAACCCCTCCGTGTGAGCGACCTCCCCGTGTGAGCTGCCGCTCTGTAACCACCCCGTTCCAGCGGCGGAGCCAAGATGGACGTGTCGAACTACGAGTACCTGCGATACCTGGGGATACAGAACGAAGTAAAGAGAAGgaaggtgcaaaaaaaaattagcatcTACCATGTGGTGGACATTGTGATCCTGGTTTTGCTGTTCCTGGGGTGCTACCAATTTGATGTGAAGCAGagttacaaaaatgaaaaggatgTATTTTACAGATTTTCCAAATCGTTGGTGGATTTGTTTTGCCTGAACGTGTTCAGAATATTTTATACCCTggggtttatttttttctacgcAAAAATAAGTGCCTTGAAGACCCTGGAGAAGGCGCACATTTTTTCGAGGCACTTCACAGGGATATTGGCCATCATAAATACCCTGAAGATGATTAATTTGGAATACATGATGGCTAGTGGAGGACTGCCGACGGATCAGAAGGAACCCGTTTATGTGGGAATCATGAGGGGAGTTATTATGCTGTACAGTTTGTGCTCCTCTGTGTACTACTACCTTGTGCATATTCAGCTTTACAACgtgaaaaagagaaacatcATTGCGAAGGATGAGCTGGAAAGGATCCTTGTGAATGActtgaaatgtaaaaagtacCAAGTGTTCGGTGCGGACATGGGAAGCAACTTGCAGGAGACGGACACGAGCACGATGAACAACGATTCGATTTTGGCTGACGGGAAGAGCGCGTTGTATTGGAACCAGTCGTACAGCAAGCTGAGCGACTCGGACGATGTGTTCAAAAgtgtgaagaagcagaagagcTGGTGCAGGAGGAAGGTCGCGCAGATGGGCAGCGCCTTCGTGGAGAAGAACGTGAAGGAGGCCCTCctcaagaagaagaagagctaCCGCCCGGATAAGAAGCTGGCCGGGGGGAGCGCAAGCGGGAGTGGCggtggaagtggaagcggaagtggAAGTGGCGGTGGAAGTGGCGGTGGCAGCGGAGGTAGCAGCGGGAGTGGCAGCGCGTCCTCCCCCGCGGCCAACCCGAACATAAGCTTCCTGGAGGACAAGCTGACGTACAAAGAGTTCAGCAACATCCTGCTGCCGTACATGTGGCCCAGCAGGCGGGTGGACCAAAAGGGCAACAGTCTCATTCTGCGCACGTACGTCGTTATGATCTTCCTGTTTATTATCCTCTCAAAAGTATTCAGCGTAATCAGCCCCATCTACCTCGGACTAGCCTCCAACGAGGTGTTGAAAAGGGATATGAAGAACTCGCTATTCTACCTGACCATGTACGTaacctttttcttcatctcaaaatttttgaaagAGATCTGTGGGATTTTATATTCCCAAGTACAACAGTCAGCCTTTATCGAGTTGCAGGAATCAATTTTCCAGAAATTTCACAACTTATCTTATGAGTGGTTCTCCACGAAGAACGCAGGTGGGATCATGCGGATTGTAGACAGAGGTACTGAGAGTGCCAACAGTTTGATGAACTCCCTACTGATGTATATCATTCCAGCCACTATAGAAGGAGTTGTTACctgcatcatttttgtaattaaatataagaataGTCTCCTGGGGAGTGTCCTCTACCTGGGACTTACCCTCTACATATATGCTACCATAAAAATTACCAAGTGGAGAAAGAAGATAAGAAATAAGGCGAATAAAATGGATAACGTATATCATGACATTGCTCATGATTCTTTGAgtaattatgaaaatgtaaaatactTTAGCAATGAGAGTTACGAAATTAGGAGATTCTGTAGTGCTCTGTCTAACTATAATAGGTACAATTTGAAGATCCTTAACAGTTTGGGGGTGCTCAACAGTATACAGCAGTTTATCTTAAACGccactttatttttcactcTCTTCTGCGTAATTCGCATGATTGTATATGACGGAGCGGATAGTGGCACCTTCATCAGTGTGGTCGTCTACACCTCCAACGTGTTTGCCCCGCTAAGCATCCTGGGAACGCTCTATGCCAATATAGTAAAATCATTTACAGATATAAGCGATTTGACTGACATCCTCAGAGAGAAGGTAGAAATGGCAGAAGACTCAGATCTGGAAGCTTTCACTCTCACATCACATGAAAAGAAATTTGGAGTCAGCATTCAATTTGTGGATGTAAACTTTCACTACCCATCACAACCAATGCATATGGCTCTTAAGgatattaacatttatatacaGCCGGGTACCACCTGCGCTATTGTTGGGCATACTGGCTCGGGAAAAACGACCATCTCGAAACTGCTCTACAGATTCTACGATGCAgagggagaaataaaaattggagGAAGGAACGTTGCGGAGTATACTAGAAATTCGGTGAGAAATATCATCGGCATAGTCCCTCAAGACACCATCCTTTTTAATGAGACCATTCGTTATAACGTACTCTATGGAAAGCTAGACGCAACAGAGGAACAGCTCATTCAAGCTGTCAAGTCGGCTCAACTGTACGATTTTATTATGTCTCTCCCGAAGAAATGGGATACTCTCGTTGGAGACAAAGGAGTCAAACTCTCCGGAGGAGAGAGACAAAGGATCGCCATAGCCAGATGTCTACTGAAAGATCccaaaattgtaatttttgaTGAAGCAACTAGCTCATTGGACTCAAAAACGGAATTTCTCTTTCAAAAAGCTGTCGAAGatttaaggaaaaatagAACCCTAATTATTATTGCACATAGGCTTAGTACCATTTCGTCCGCAGAGCTAATTGTTCTGCTAAATAAGGGAAGAATTGTGGAAAGGGGAACCCATCAGCATCTGCTCAAATTGAATGGAGAGTACACCGAGATGTGGAATATGCAGTCCAGATCGAATGACCTTTTTACGGatgataatttttctattGATGAGAATAGGAGCGCTCCTGCGATGAGCAAACAGGAGGGAGACAAGTCTGGGCTTGGCCAAGAGGGCTCGAAAGGAGGCGTACCCCGCGTTGGAAAAGCTAGCAGTGCCAGAAGTGCTAGAAGTGGCTACCAGGAGGAGAACCTCGGCAGCCGCAAGAAGGGCAGCGGCCATCTGGACATGCACAGCATTGTGAAGGAAGCCGCGAAGAGTGCAGCGAGGAGTGCTGTGAGGGCCGGCCGGGCCAGCCTTGCCCGAGGCAGTAAAACCAGTGGCAGCAGAGCCAGCGGCAAAGCCAGCAGCAGCTGCAGCAACACGGCTGGAAGCGTGGCCAGCGCCAGGGCCGGCAGCATGAGCAACATGAGCGGCTCCGCCCATCTGAGCAGCTCCGCCAATCTGAGCAGCTTCGCCAACGCGAGCGGCATCGCCAACGTGAGCGGCTTCACCAGCGGCAGGAGCATCTTCAGCCCCAGCAACCAAAATGTGAACGGCGTCTACGGGGGTGCCAATGTGAGCAGCGCCTACGGGGGTGCTAAGGAGAACTACAGCACACTGTATGAGGCCAAGAAGGAGAACGGCGCCAGCATTTTCAGGGGCAGCGACGCCAGCAACGACACGGCGCATAGCAGCTGTGGCGACGGCAGCATGAGGAGTGGAAGTCCGCAAGGGGGGAGCGCTCGAGGGGGGAGTGTGCAGAGTGGCAGACAAAGTGAGCGTGGTAGTGCGCAGAGTGGCAGACAAAGTGAGCGTGGTAGTGCGCAGAGTGGCAGACAAAGTGAGCGTGGAAGTGCGCCCAGTGGAAGGCAAAGTGACAGAGGAAGCGTGCAGAGTGGCAGGCAAAGTGGCAGACAAAGCGACGCCGCCTCCTACAGCGAGGTGAACCACACCGCGCACGTGAGGAACGAATCGGGCAGTGTGGGAAGCAGCAACGGGCCCGTCGATGTGGCCAGCATGAGCGTTGGCGGGGCGAGCGGTGGGGATGCTCATGTGGAGGGAGCAATTGATGAAGAAGCTCATGTGGAGGGAGAGATTAGTGAGGATGCTCATGTGGAGGGAGAGATTAGTGAGGATGCTCATGTGGATGGGGCGATTGGTGAAAGTGATCATGTGTCCTCCGCCCACATGGGCGTCGTCACGGACAGCAGCGAAAACAGTGCCATCGATGGGGGAGAGCACGTGGCCATGGAGCCAGTCAGCAGCGAGCATATTACGGTAGGCCGGGGCGAGCATAACAATAGCGCCCTGGGCAGCAGTGCGTATAGCGGGCTGGACAGCGGCCACAGCCCAGTGGATAATGAGACTAACCCAAACAGCtacaacagcagcagcacgAACAACGAAATTGACATGCGTGGAGAAGAGAacaatattaataatgaCGCGAACACCTTCAGTGGCAGTGGCAGCAATGGCAATAACATCAGCACGAACGATTTGGACCACCAAGACTACAGCAGTGGCTTCCAGGCGGACTACCAAATGGAGGCGGGCGAACCGGCCCACATGCACGAGCAGGGAGGCGTATACGACAGGGAAGTTGTCAACGATCCGACGGCAGCTAACGAGCCGACGGT includes:
- a CDS encoding multidrug resistance protein 2, putative (encoded by transcript PVX_118100A) translates to MDVSNYEYLRYLGIQNEVKRRKVQKKISIYHVVDIVILVLLFLGCYQFDVKQSYKNEKDVFYRFSKSLVDLFCLNVFRIFYTLGFIFFYAKISALKTLEKAHIFSRHFTGILAIINTLKMINLEYMMASGGLPTDQKEPVYVGIMRGVIMLYSLCSSVYYYLVHIQLYNVKKRNIIAKDELERILVNDLKCKKYQVFGADMGSNLQETDTSTMNNDSILADGKSALYWNQSYSKLSDSDDVFKSVKKQKSWCRRKVAQMGSAFVEKNVKEALLKKKKSYRPDKKLAGGSASGSGGGSGSGSGSGGGSGGGSGGSSGSGSASSPAANPNISFLEDKLTYKEFSNILLPYMWPSRRVDQKGNSLILRTYVVMIFLFIILSKVFSVISPIYLGLASNEVLKRDMKNSLFYLTMYVTFFFISKFLKEICGILYSQVQQSAFIELQESIFQKFHNLSYEWFSTKNAGGIMRIVDRGTESANSLMNSLLMYIIPATIEGVVTCIIFVIKYKNSLLGSVLYLGLTLYIYATIKITKWRKKIRNKANKMDNVYHDIAHDSLSNYENVKYFSNESYEIRRFCSALSNYNRYNLKILNSLGVLNSIQQFILNATLFFTLFCVIRMIVYDGADSGTFISVVVYTSNVFAPLSILGTLYANIVKSFTDISDLTDILREKVEMAEDSDLEAFTLTSHEKKFGVSIQFVDVNFHYPSQPMHMALKDINIYIQPGTTCAIVGHTGSGKTTISKLLYRFYDAEGEIKIGGRNVAEYTRNSVRNIIGIVPQDTILFNETIRYNVLYGKLDATEEQLIQAVKSAQLYDFIMSLPKKWDTLVGDKGVKLSGGERQRIAIARCLLKDPKIVIFDEATSSLDSKTEFLFQKAVEDLRKNRTLIIIAHRLSTISSAELIVLLNKGRIVERGTHQHLLKLNGEYTEMWNMQSRSNDLFTDDNFSIDENRSAPAMSKQEGDKSGLGQEGSKGGVPRVGKASSARSARSGYQEENLGSRKKGSGHLDMHSIVKEAAKSAARSAVRAGRASLARGSKTSGSRASGKASSSCSNTAGSVASARAGSMSNMSGSAHLSSSANLSSFANASGIANVSGFTSGRSIFSPSNQNVNGVYGGANVSSAYGGAKENYSTLYEAKKENGASIFRGSDASNDTAHSSCGDGSMRSGSPQGGSARGGSVQSGRQSERGSAQSGRQSERGSAQSGRQSERGSAPSGRQSDRGSVQSGRQSGRQSDAASYSEVNHTAHVRNESGSVGSSNGPVDVASMSVGGASGGDAHVEGAIDEEAHVEGEISEDAHVEGEISEDAHVDGAIGESDHVSSAHMGVVTDSSENSAIDGGEHVAMEPVSSEHITVGRGEHNNSALGSSAYSGLDSGHSPVDNETNPNSYNSSSTNNEIDMRGEENNINNDANTFSGSGSNGNNISTNDLDHQDYSSGFQADYQMEAGEPAHMHEQGGVYDREVVNDPTAANEPTVANELTTANELTTANELTTANELTTANELTTANELTTANELTTANELTTANELTTANELTTANELTTANELTTANEPTTANEPTTANEPTTANEPTTANEPTTANEPTTANEPSVSYDYNAGALDYDYSYDNGADDDDY